From Planococcus halocryophilus, the proteins below share one genomic window:
- a CDS encoding Na(+)/H(+) antiporter subunit C, protein MEIIMSVAIGFLFMAAVYLMLSKSLIRIIIGTGLLSHGAHLLLLTMGGLGGNSPPVVAHGVSVSDYADPLPQALILTAIVISFAVTSFFLVLAYRSYQELGTDNMNLLRGTEDYE, encoded by the coding sequence ATGGAAATAATTATGTCGGTTGCCATAGGTTTTCTCTTTATGGCAGCTGTTTACTTAATGCTTTCAAAAAGCTTAATCCGTATCATTATCGGTACAGGGTTATTGAGCCACGGTGCTCACCTTTTACTATTAACGATGGGTGGACTTGGTGGAAACTCTCCTCCTGTTGTAGCTCATGGAGTGAGTGTCAGCGATTACGCAGACCCTCTTCCTCAAGCATTGATATTGACAGCGATTGTCATTTCTTTTGCTGTAACATCATTTTTCTTAGTGCTCGCCTACCGGTCTTATCAGGAGCTTGGTACCGACAATATGAATTTGCTGAGAGGAACTGAAGATTATGAGTAA
- a CDS encoding Na(+)/H(+) antiporter subunit B, with protein MRTNDVMLQTATKVVTFIILMFAVHIFFAGHYTPGGGFVGGLLTTSAIVLLMLSFDISTVKKILPINYVTMTAIGLLIALATASGAIIFDVPFFTHAFGYFDLPLFGKTSLHSAMLFDAGVYLVVVGVTMTIIQTIGEDE; from the coding sequence ATGAGAACAAATGATGTAATGCTTCAAACGGCCACAAAAGTAGTGACCTTCATCATTTTGATGTTTGCTGTCCACATATTCTTTGCAGGACATTATACACCCGGTGGAGGCTTTGTTGGCGGGTTATTGACTACTAGTGCCATTGTGCTGTTGATGCTATCTTTTGATATTTCAACAGTGAAAAAAATATTGCCTATCAATTACGTGACGATGACAGCTATTGGTTTATTAATAGCTCTTGCTACAGCATCTGGGGCAATTATCTTTGATGTTCCTTTTTTCACACATGCTTTTGGTTATTTTGATTTACCGCTTTTCGGTAAAACTTCCCTGCACTCAGCAATGTTGTTTGACGCAGGGGTTTACTTGGTTGTTGTTGGAGTTACGATGACCATTATTCAAACGATTGGAGAGGATGAATAA
- a CDS encoding Na+/H+ antiporter subunit A has translation MSFVLLIFLPLLAALFVPLLFKKVGKIHTGWFVLMVPVALFSYYVSLLPTTIHGGNLVSEFQWIPSLDIAFIAYIDGLSLLFTLLITGIGALVVLYSIFYLDKHREQLHNFYVYLLMFMTAMLGIVQSDHLITLYLFWELTSISSFLLIGYWYTRDRSRFGALKSMMITVFGGLMMLGGFVLLSIMGGTYSIRELIPQATELVSHDFFIWALVLVLFGAFTKSAQFPFYIWLPDAMEAPTPVSAYLHSATMVKAGLYLVARLTPIFAISGTWMWLVASVGLFTMFWGSFFALKQKDLKGILAFSTVSQLGLIMSLLGASAAGYHIDNIAETTFKYAGFAAIFHLINHAVFKGSLFMIAGIVDHETGTRDIRKLGGLMSLMPISFTVAMIGAFSMAGLPPFGGFLSKEMFLTAMLSLTEFDLFSMDVWGILFPVVAWLGSVFTFIYSFYFVFHTFAGEHKPDQLPKPAHEAPIGMLISPVFLALLVVVIFFIPNLIGDWLVKPAVLAMQPFLYDSPEEIKIHVSAWHGFNPEFFMTLGIFAIGFLMFWTLRKWQKSYDLFPEAISLNALYDNMVFLSDTGANRFSRIYMTGFIRSYLVYMFSFVIFIVLGTLFLTDAFAIDFTNLAPVGFYEIVILIALVGSTFTILFSKSRLTGIIALGAVGYSIALLFVIFRAPDLALTQLVIETISVALFLLAFYHLPQISRKEERMRFRFGNALVAIGVGVTVTLVALSSLSQKAMPSISEFYKETVYKEAGGGNIVNVILVDYRGFDTLFEIAVLAITGIGIITMIKLRLTKKEDQHENK, from the coding sequence TTGTCATTTGTGTTATTAATCTTTTTACCTTTGCTAGCAGCCTTGTTTGTTCCGCTGTTATTTAAGAAAGTCGGAAAGATCCATACGGGCTGGTTTGTTTTAATGGTTCCTGTCGCTTTATTCAGTTACTACGTCTCATTGCTTCCTACAACAATTCATGGCGGTAATTTAGTGTCTGAATTCCAATGGATTCCTTCGCTTGATATCGCATTTATCGCGTATATCGATGGATTGAGCCTCTTGTTCACTTTGCTGATTACAGGTATCGGTGCTTTAGTGGTGCTATATTCCATTTTTTATTTGGACAAACACCGTGAACAATTACATAACTTTTACGTTTACTTGTTAATGTTCATGACGGCAATGCTTGGTATTGTCCAAAGTGATCACTTAATCACGCTTTATCTGTTTTGGGAATTGACATCGATTTCGTCATTCTTATTAATCGGATATTGGTATACGCGTGACCGCTCACGTTTTGGTGCATTAAAATCAATGATGATTACCGTGTTTGGCGGATTGATGATGCTTGGGGGATTTGTATTACTCAGTATTATGGGTGGTACGTATTCCATACGCGAATTGATTCCGCAAGCGACTGAACTGGTGTCACATGACTTCTTTATTTGGGCGCTCGTCTTGGTATTGTTCGGTGCGTTTACAAAGTCGGCACAGTTTCCGTTTTACATCTGGTTACCGGATGCAATGGAAGCGCCTACTCCTGTTAGTGCCTATTTGCACTCTGCGACAATGGTTAAAGCCGGATTGTACTTAGTTGCTCGGTTGACACCGATCTTTGCGATATCTGGTACGTGGATGTGGCTAGTCGCAAGTGTCGGACTATTCACTATGTTCTGGGGTTCGTTTTTCGCTTTAAAACAAAAAGACTTAAAAGGAATTTTGGCATTTTCAACAGTGTCGCAACTGGGCTTGATTATGTCATTGCTCGGTGCTTCAGCTGCGGGTTACCATATCGACAATATTGCTGAAACAACTTTTAAGTATGCTGGGTTTGCTGCAATTTTCCATTTGATCAACCATGCCGTATTTAAAGGCAGTTTGTTTATGATTGCCGGTATCGTTGATCACGAAACCGGTACGCGAGACATTCGCAAACTCGGTGGCTTGATGAGCTTGATGCCCATCAGTTTCACAGTCGCTATGATTGGCGCATTTTCGATGGCAGGTTTGCCTCCGTTTGGCGGATTTTTGAGTAAGGAAATGTTTTTGACCGCGATGCTGTCGTTAACAGAATTTGATTTGTTTTCTATGGACGTTTGGGGTATCTTGTTCCCGGTTGTTGCATGGCTTGGATCTGTTTTCACGTTTATTTACAGTTTCTATTTCGTATTCCACACATTTGCGGGCGAACATAAACCAGATCAATTGCCAAAACCTGCTCATGAAGCACCTATTGGTATGCTCATTTCGCCTGTATTCTTAGCACTTCTTGTAGTCGTGATTTTCTTTATCCCGAATCTTATCGGTGATTGGCTTGTTAAACCAGCCGTTTTGGCTATGCAGCCGTTCCTTTATGATTCACCAGAAGAAATTAAGATCCATGTTTCTGCCTGGCACGGATTTAATCCTGAGTTCTTTATGACACTTGGCATTTTCGCTATCGGATTCCTAATGTTTTGGACATTGCGTAAATGGCAGAAGAGTTACGATCTCTTCCCAGAAGCTATATCATTAAATGCACTTTACGACAATATGGTGTTTTTGAGTGATACCGGTGCAAACCGATTCTCAAGAATTTACATGACTGGTTTTATCCGTTCGTATTTGGTGTATATGTTTAGTTTCGTCATCTTCATTGTTCTTGGAACTCTATTCTTAACGGATGCATTTGCTATAGATTTCACAAATCTTGCACCTGTCGGATTTTATGAAATTGTGATTTTGATCGCATTAGTTGGTTCCACATTTACGATTCTTTTCTCTAAATCTAGACTCACAGGAATTATTGCACTTGGTGCTGTTGGTTATTCAATTGCCTTACTCTTTGTTATTTTCCGTGCGCCTGATTTGGCTTTAACACAACTCGTTATCGAAACGATTTCTGTTGCCTTGTTCTTGCTGGCGTTTTATCATTTGCCACAGATCAGCCGAAAAGAAGAACGCATGCGCTTCAGGTTTGGAAACGCACTTGTTGCAATAGGTGTTGGTGTAACAGTAACCTTGGTTGCCTTGTCTTCTCTGTCACAAAAAGCCATGCCTTCTATTTCCGAATTCTATAAAGAAACGGTTTATAAAGAAGCGGGCGGCGGAAATATCGTCAATGTCATTTTAGTTGATTATCGCGGATTTGATACATTGTTTGAAATTGCTGTATTGGCTATTACAGGTATTGGTATTATCACGATGATCAAACTGCGCTTGACGAAAAAGGAGGATCAGCATGAGAACAAATGA
- a CDS encoding MFS transporter, giving the protein MDTQKKNFFIIMFTNFLVAGSTTMIMPFLSLYIESLGNFSDEYVQRWSGLVFGVTFVAALIMSPVWGRIADKYGFKPILIINGFGIAISIFLMGTADSVTGLFMIRLFMGLVTGFIPTSLAFVSSQTSKESAGKTLGTLQMGSVSGTLFGPVLGGLMADAFGFKYTFLITATIITIAALFVVFGLREIKRVKVKGAHVYAPKTIINGILNHRLMLNVMIITALIQIGNFSIQPLLSLYVAELTAGSAQVAFLAGVTFSATGVGNLMFARRWGRLGDSIGYEKVLGLLLVLAFVFIIPQAFVTDLWQLIVLRLFFGVAVGGMIPTTTALMRREAPIEIQGEIMGYNTSFRFLGNIIGPVFGGIVSGFIGISSVFIVTSILFIFAFVFLRITLAKPQQDFEDVLLEQELKNT; this is encoded by the coding sequence ATGGATACACAAAAAAAGAATTTCTTTATCATTATGTTCACTAACTTCCTTGTTGCCGGCAGTACCACGATGATTATGCCATTCTTATCTCTTTATATAGAGTCGCTCGGCAATTTTTCGGATGAATATGTGCAACGATGGTCTGGTTTAGTATTTGGTGTAACTTTTGTTGCGGCTTTAATTATGTCTCCTGTTTGGGGACGTATTGCTGACAAATACGGCTTTAAGCCCATACTAATCATTAACGGTTTTGGTATTGCTATTAGTATTTTTTTGATGGGGACAGCTGATTCCGTTACAGGATTGTTTATGATTCGCTTATTTATGGGTTTGGTTACTGGATTTATCCCTACCTCATTAGCTTTTGTTAGCTCACAAACTTCTAAAGAAAGCGCAGGAAAAACGCTTGGGACACTTCAAATGGGTAGTGTTTCAGGGACATTATTTGGACCAGTTCTCGGAGGTTTGATGGCTGATGCTTTTGGGTTTAAGTATACGTTCTTAATAACTGCAACCATTATCACCATTGCTGCTTTGTTTGTTGTATTTGGTTTACGTGAAATTAAACGCGTTAAAGTAAAAGGTGCACATGTCTACGCTCCGAAAACTATTATTAACGGCATTTTAAATCACCGATTAATGCTTAACGTTATGATTATCACAGCGTTAATTCAAATTGGGAACTTTAGCATCCAACCTTTACTTTCACTGTACGTAGCAGAACTAACAGCAGGCAGCGCTCAAGTAGCGTTTCTCGCAGGGGTTACATTTAGTGCCACCGGTGTTGGTAATTTAATGTTTGCCCGGCGTTGGGGACGCTTGGGTGATTCTATTGGCTACGAAAAAGTACTTGGCTTATTGCTCGTACTAGCATTTGTCTTTATCATCCCTCAAGCTTTTGTTACTGACCTTTGGCAATTAATTGTTTTGCGCTTATTCTTCGGAGTAGCAGTTGGTGGAATGATTCCAACTACTACTGCATTAATGCGCCGAGAAGCGCCGATTGAGATTCAAGGAGAAATTATGGGCTATAATACGAGCTTCCGTTTTCTTGGGAATATTATTGGTCCAGTTTTTGGCGGTATTGTTAGTGGATTTATCGGTATTTCTTCTGTCTTTATCGTGACGAGTATTTTATTTATCTTTGCTTTTGTCTTTCTTCGGATAACACTTGCAAAACCACAGCAAGATTTTGAAGACGTACTGCTTGAGCAAGAATTAAAGAATACGTAA
- a CDS encoding peptidylprolyl isomerase — protein sequence MKKTIIVPILVAFLLGACSAQQEETKTETTTENSPVQVEGYPQLSQEVAEDEALVEFNTSMGMMKIKLFPEIAPKAVENFLTHAKEGYYDGLTFHRVIENFMLQTGDPTGTGGGGESIYGAPFEDEFNDHLVNIRGALSMANAGPGTNGSQFFIVQAPEVTEDMFEKEYPQELRDAYLEQGGTPWLDGRHTVFGQVIEGLDVVDAIAEVETVSEKPVEDVTIESIKILQQ from the coding sequence ATGAAAAAAACAATCATAGTACCAATTTTAGTGGCATTTTTACTTGGCGCGTGTTCAGCTCAACAAGAAGAAACTAAAACGGAAACAACGACAGAAAACAGTCCAGTTCAAGTAGAGGGCTATCCGCAGTTGTCGCAAGAAGTTGCTGAAGATGAAGCGTTAGTTGAATTCAACACATCGATGGGAATGATGAAAATCAAACTATTTCCTGAGATAGCACCAAAGGCAGTTGAAAACTTTTTGACTCATGCAAAAGAAGGCTATTACGATGGATTAACTTTCCACCGGGTTATTGAAAACTTCATGCTACAAACAGGAGACCCGACTGGTACGGGTGGGGGTGGCGAAAGTATTTACGGCGCACCTTTTGAAGATGAATTTAACGATCACCTTGTTAATATTCGAGGAGCTTTGTCTATGGCAAACGCAGGACCAGGAACAAATGGCAGCCAGTTTTTCATTGTCCAAGCGCCTGAAGTTACAGAAGATATGTTTGAAAAAGAGTATCCACAAGAACTTCGAGATGCTTATTTGGAACAAGGAGGTACGCCTTGGCTTGACGGAAGGCATACTGTTTTTGGTCAAGTAATAGAAGGGCTAGATGTGGTAGACGCTATCGCAGAGGTTGAAACAGTTAGTGAAAAGCCGGTAGAAGATGTCACCATCGAATCCATCAAAATTCTACAGCAATAA
- a CDS encoding DUF1871 family protein, with amino-acid sequence MGMNEMNRKAVEIMKYWDPFAIGSESYGQEIGNVITQLQVLDHPSELAKTIQTSYEYSFGKWIPLEQCVDISYKLIALKFEAKHII; translated from the coding sequence ATGGGTATGAATGAAATGAACAGAAAAGCTGTTGAAATCATGAAATATTGGGATCCATTTGCTATAGGTTCCGAATCATATGGGCAGGAAATTGGCAATGTGATTACTCAATTGCAAGTTTTAGACCATCCTTCAGAACTCGCAAAAACCATTCAGACAAGTTATGAATATTCATTTGGGAAATGGATTCCATTAGAACAATGTGTAGACATTTCTTACAAGTTGATCGCACTTAAATTTGAAGCAAAGCACATCATTTAA
- a CDS encoding helix-turn-helix domain-containing protein, translated as MKKELHAQLKALREERNLSLDELALKTRIGIARLQAFESGEEVPSTQNIMILSNALEVPASNLVDGL; from the coding sequence ATGAAAAAAGAGTTACACGCACAATTAAAAGCGCTTCGCGAAGAACGCAACTTATCACTAGACGAACTCGCATTAAAAACACGCATTGGGATTGCTAGACTTCAAGCCTTTGAAAGTGGTGAAGAAGTTCCTTCAACCCAGAACATTATGATCCTTTCAAACGCTTTAGAAGTACCTGCTTCTAATTTAGTTGACGGTTTGTAA
- a CDS encoding sodium-dependent transporter codes for MKTRDQWSSKFGFILAAAGSAIGLGAIWKFPYETGANGGSVFILLFILSTVLIGLPVLLAEFVIGRRGQADAVSGLKKQAPGKPWYLIGWSGFFFSFLILSFYSVVGGWVLSYLGRSILFQLSGLEDSEFADLFVGIITNPWEVLIAQAAFMGLTVWIVTGGIKGGIERASKIMMPALLIFFVVLMIRSLTLDGAMEGVRFMFVPDWSFFNFETALVALGQAFFSLSVGVAGMITYASYLSKSENLTRSSVSVVSLNIVISIMAGLIIFPAVFALGYTPDQGPGLVFIILPAVFDQLFMGQFLMIIFFILLLFATLTSSISMLEIAVSIGVKSKYDRRRRIAIIFGLMIFIVGIPSALSFGVMPQEVFFGMTFFDLMDTVTSRIGLPLGALFTAIFAGYVLTKEDAHNELSQQKVWVDIWRVLVRYVAPAAIIVVFIRGLIAIF; via the coding sequence TTGAAAACACGTGACCAATGGAGCTCTAAGTTTGGATTTATATTAGCGGCAGCAGGAAGTGCTATCGGCTTAGGAGCGATTTGGAAATTCCCATATGAGACCGGTGCCAATGGCGGCAGTGTCTTTATCTTGCTGTTTATCCTTAGTACCGTGTTAATCGGCTTGCCAGTTTTACTTGCTGAATTTGTGATTGGCCGACGAGGTCAGGCAGATGCAGTTAGTGGACTCAAAAAACAAGCCCCCGGCAAACCGTGGTATTTAATCGGCTGGTCTGGATTTTTCTTTTCATTTTTAATTTTGTCTTTTTACAGCGTTGTTGGGGGTTGGGTATTATCTTACTTAGGTCGCTCAATTCTGTTTCAGCTGTCTGGCTTAGAAGACAGTGAATTTGCCGACTTATTTGTTGGTATCATCACAAATCCATGGGAAGTGCTAATTGCACAAGCTGCTTTCATGGGACTAACAGTTTGGATAGTAACAGGAGGAATTAAAGGCGGCATCGAGCGTGCAAGCAAAATCATGATGCCAGCTTTACTCATTTTCTTCGTCGTGCTAATGATTCGTTCATTAACACTTGATGGCGCTATGGAAGGCGTACGTTTTATGTTTGTTCCTGACTGGTCTTTCTTTAATTTTGAAACTGCCTTAGTTGCACTTGGTCAAGCGTTCTTCTCGTTGAGCGTAGGTGTTGCGGGTATGATTACTTATGCCTCTTATTTATCAAAATCAGAAAACTTAACACGTTCTTCTGTCAGCGTTGTGTCGTTGAACATCGTTATTTCAATTATGGCGGGATTGATTATTTTCCCAGCAGTGTTCGCTTTAGGCTATACACCTGACCAAGGTCCGGGACTGGTATTCATTATTTTACCAGCAGTTTTTGATCAATTGTTTATGGGTCAATTTTTAATGATTATCTTCTTTATCTTATTGCTATTTGCAACTTTAACTTCTTCTATTTCTATGTTGGAAATTGCGGTTTCTATTGGCGTTAAGAGTAAATATGATCGTCGTCGCCGTATTGCAATCATTTTCGGCTTAATGATTTTCATCGTTGGCATTCCAAGTGCTTTGTCTTTCGGTGTGATGCCGCAAGAAGTTTTCTTCGGGATGACGTTCTTTGATCTTATGGATACAGTAACTAGTAGAATTGGTTTACCTCTTGGCGCATTGTTTACTGCAATATTTGCAGGCTACGTGTTAACAAAAGAAGATGCACATAATGAATTGTCTCAACAAAAGGTTTGGGTCGATATTTGGCGCGTATTGGTACGTTATGTGGCACCCGCCGCTATTATTGTCGTGTTTATCCGTGGCTTAATCGCTATTTTTTAA
- the yugI gene encoding S1 domain-containing post-transcriptional regulator GSP13 has translation MTKTYQTGDTVSGKVTGIQPYGAFVALDDQTQGLVHISEITHGYVKEVSEYLEVGQEVDVKVLEVDTKSKKISLSIRALQEQPVAAQKTEKPKQSLQSHVNESDSEGFNSLKEKMQEWIKRSGQ, from the coding sequence ATGACAAAAACATACCAAACAGGCGATACGGTTTCAGGAAAAGTTACAGGAATCCAGCCATACGGCGCATTCGTAGCTTTAGACGATCAAACACAAGGATTGGTCCACATCTCAGAAATCACTCACGGTTACGTGAAAGAAGTTAGCGAGTATTTGGAAGTTGGACAAGAAGTTGACGTGAAAGTATTGGAAGTTGATACAAAATCTAAAAAAATCAGCTTATCGATTCGCGCACTTCAAGAGCAGCCAGTAGCAGCTCAAAAAACTGAAAAACCAAAACAATCTCTTCAATCACATGTAAACGAAAGTGATTCTGAAGGATTTAACTCTTTGAAAGAAAAAATGCAAGAGTGGATCAAACGTTCTGGACAGTAA
- a CDS encoding sigma 54-interacting transcriptional regulator, whose amino-acid sequence MKPEDIDLSPFYKFAGDHVAIGIHAIDTKGKTILYNKKMREIEGFDFEELADRSLLELFRFDQQESTMLHVLQSKVPVFNVKQTYWNRKGQEITTINDTYPVFDKKKLIGAIELSRDVTTLEKVIYHPLKKYDEPITFSTISAVSTSMKKVINTAEKAAIANLPVLLVGESGTGKELIAEAIHWAQSPERPMHTLYCHGTDGTIIDQLGEDIKQINEGTIYCERIDLLSLPLQEQLLEMVEERSRGNTYFIASVGEDPVELITSHKLLKDLYYFFSSMTIKVEPLRLRKEDILPFVNDYFSRHRMMVGSVVHSLDKEVAERLHDYDWPGNLKELELLLDEITSMLTTQEIVTADMLPHHFMLKNHLNGAQKPEDFIIQSTTELLPLEEYLFEAEMYYLQKAMDLHNGNVTKAAAALGMSRQNLQYRLRKIKKNEAQT is encoded by the coding sequence TTGAAGCCGGAAGATATCGATTTATCACCGTTCTATAAATTTGCTGGAGATCACGTGGCTATTGGGATTCACGCCATAGATACAAAAGGAAAAACCATTTTATACAATAAAAAAATGCGTGAAATTGAAGGATTCGATTTTGAGGAACTCGCGGACCGTTCGCTTCTAGAATTGTTTCGTTTTGACCAACAGGAGAGTACGATGCTACATGTGCTTCAAAGTAAAGTTCCTGTTTTCAATGTCAAACAAACTTATTGGAACCGCAAAGGCCAAGAAATTACAACAATCAACGATACCTATCCCGTATTCGATAAAAAAAAGTTGATTGGTGCAATTGAATTATCACGCGATGTCACGACACTTGAAAAAGTAATATATCATCCACTAAAAAAATACGACGAGCCCATTACCTTTTCAACAATTTCTGCCGTATCCACAAGCATGAAAAAAGTGATTAACACTGCCGAAAAAGCAGCGATTGCGAACTTGCCGGTATTACTAGTAGGTGAATCTGGCACTGGAAAGGAATTAATTGCAGAAGCGATTCATTGGGCGCAATCTCCTGAAAGACCTATGCACACGCTTTATTGCCATGGCACTGATGGTACGATTATCGATCAACTCGGCGAAGACATTAAGCAAATTAATGAAGGTACCATTTATTGTGAACGAATCGATTTGCTGTCACTGCCTTTGCAGGAACAATTACTAGAGATGGTGGAAGAACGTTCGCGTGGAAATACGTATTTTATCGCTAGTGTTGGTGAAGATCCAGTCGAGTTAATCACGTCACATAAATTGCTGAAAGACCTTTACTATTTCTTCTCCTCTATGACGATAAAAGTAGAGCCACTTCGCCTGCGTAAAGAAGACATTCTACCATTTGTGAATGATTATTTTTCACGTCATCGGATGATGGTGGGGTCGGTTGTACATAGCCTAGACAAAGAAGTCGCAGAGCGGCTGCATGACTATGACTGGCCAGGGAATTTAAAAGAATTGGAGTTGCTATTAGACGAAATCACTTCCATGTTAACAACACAAGAAATTGTAACAGCAGATATGTTGCCTCATCATTTCATGTTGAAGAATCACTTGAACGGAGCACAAAAACCTGAAGATTTTATCATTCAGTCTACTACGGAGTTATTGCCACTTGAAGAATATTTGTTTGAAGCTGAAATGTATTATTTGCAAAAAGCGATGGATTTGCATAATGGCAATGTCACGAAAGCTGCAGCTGCTCTTGGCATGAGCCGACAAAACCTTCAATACCGTTTACGAAAAATCAAAAAAAACGAAGCGCAGACATAA